A genome region from Leptonema illini DSM 21528 includes the following:
- the alr gene encoding alanine racemase: MLHRVEISRSALLQSVEQYRSVIGRSQFYAIVKSNAYGHGLRHCVQILSPAVDGFGVNHISEAVQAYDLTDRPFLVMGRFDADEARQLLDLDASRITVVLSDIDEIRQLSELRPDLPFHLKIDTGMGRLGRRGSLLDRVFSYLEEHPDLRWTGIMTHFANVEDVTDQSFAEEQLRLFEEAWQRAQVAAKGRPLIRHAAASAAAMILPQSRLDLVRVGISLYGLWASQATKLSHLSLGGPHLQLRPALRWITKIVQINDLPAASKVGYGCTYQTQQASRIAVLPVGYNEGYDRRLSNRAYVVIGGRRAPVVGRVCMNMIMVDVTHIPDVHAGMDAVLIGRQELDGHSDEMTADAMAELSGTINYETTTRIHPDLKRVVVD, translated from the coding sequence ATGCTTCATCGCGTCGAAATCAGTCGCTCCGCTCTGCTTCAGAGCGTTGAACAATACCGCTCCGTCATCGGCCGCTCGCAATTCTACGCCATCGTAAAATCCAACGCCTACGGGCACGGCCTGCGCCACTGCGTGCAGATCCTTTCCCCGGCCGTCGACGGGTTTGGAGTGAACCATATCTCTGAGGCCGTCCAAGCCTACGATCTCACCGATCGCCCGTTTCTCGTTATGGGCCGTTTTGACGCCGATGAAGCCCGGCAGCTGCTTGATCTCGATGCCTCACGTATTACCGTCGTGCTCTCCGATATCGATGAGATCCGACAGCTCTCTGAGCTGCGCCCCGATCTGCCTTTTCATCTGAAGATCGATACGGGCATGGGTCGGCTGGGGCGCCGCGGATCATTGCTCGATCGTGTCTTCTCGTATCTTGAAGAACATCCAGATCTGCGCTGGACGGGCATCATGACGCACTTTGCAAACGTCGAAGACGTCACCGACCAGTCCTTTGCAGAAGAGCAGCTGCGTTTATTTGAAGAGGCCTGGCAGAGAGCGCAGGTCGCCGCGAAGGGCAGGCCTCTGATTCGCCATGCGGCGGCATCGGCGGCGGCGATGATTCTGCCGCAGTCCAGGCTTGATCTTGTCAGGGTGGGTATCTCCCTTTACGGGCTCTGGGCGTCACAGGCGACAAAGCTCTCGCATCTATCGTTAGGCGGACCTCATCTGCAGCTGCGTCCGGCGCTGCGCTGGATAACGAAGATCGTGCAGATCAACGACCTGCCTGCCGCTTCAAAGGTCGGCTACGGATGTACGTATCAGACACAGCAGGCTTCTCGTATCGCCGTTCTGCCCGTCGGTTACAACGAGGGCTATGATCGGCGTCTATCGAACCGGGCCTATGTCGTAATCGGCGGTCGGCGAGCGCCCGTCGTCGGTCGCGTCTGCATGAACATGATCATGGTCGACGTCACGCATATTCCCGATGTGCATGCGGGGATGGATGCCGTCTTGATCGGCCGCCAGGAATTGGACGGGCATTCCGATGAGATGACGGCCGATGCGATGGCCGAGCTCTCCGGTACGATCAACTACGAGACGACGACGCGTATCCATCCCGACCTGAAGCGCGTCGTCGTCGATTGA
- a CDS encoding lysophospholipid acyltransferase family protein produces the protein MNETAKDGQTTVEMSDADIEEQKPLRKRILEVVGIFLITMFQRFTLLTSRKVYLGKDVVTSLIKENKPFIFGIWHCNVYMSPILYRGMDVYVLISKSKDGDLIDRVVKSFGNRSIRGSTSRGGTSALKAMIRVARQNSRLAFTPDGPRGPAFKVQQGIIAAASACGIPIVPAHYESTRQKVARSWDSHRVPMPFGTLINSFGEPIHIPRELDEDQFEEYRALVEVKLLENQKRCEEARDRLLRGEKI, from the coding sequence ATGAACGAAACAGCGAAAGACGGTCAGACGACGGTAGAAATGAGCGATGCCGACATAGAGGAGCAAAAGCCTCTGCGAAAGCGCATCCTCGAAGTGGTCGGCATCTTTCTGATCACGATGTTTCAGCGCTTCACGTTGCTGACCTCGCGCAAGGTCTATCTTGGTAAAGACGTCGTAACCTCGCTCATCAAAGAGAATAAGCCGTTCATCTTCGGCATCTGGCATTGTAACGTCTACATGAGCCCCATCCTCTACAGAGGTATGGACGTTTACGTTCTTATCTCGAAGTCAAAGGACGGCGATCTCATCGACAGGGTGGTGAAGTCGTTCGGGAATCGTTCGATTCGCGGCAGCACGTCGCGCGGAGGCACGTCCGCTCTCAAGGCCATGATTCGTGTGGCGCGGCAGAACAGCCGTCTTGCCTTCACGCCCGACGGCCCGCGCGGACCGGCCTTCAAAGTACAGCAGGGCATCATCGCCGCCGCCTCTGCCTGCGGCATTCCCATCGTTCCCGCTCACTATGAATCGACGCGACAGAAGGTAGCCAGGTCCTGGGATTCGCATCGCGTGCCCATGCCCTTTGGAACGCTGATTAATTCGTTTGGCGAGCCCATCCATATTCCGCGAGAGCTCGATGAAGATCAGTTTGAAGAGTACCGGGCCCTTGTCGAAGTGAAGCTGCTTGAGAACCAGAAGCGATGCGAAGAGGCCCGGGATCGCCTGCTTCGCGGCGAAAAGATCTGA
- a CDS encoding 4Fe-4S binding protein: MATPERPYQGGRMIPDNNGVMFRSLTSRGVAAYGLAAALTLLYVVIYFGDRIAGGAVQLWMQANVYGHLESLSQTLRGRPADQWFFYGTLYTVAVLVFGARMLHRYRTVPYQIVRTLSVMLFQLGFAYLLPNLLVLFKQPEFYFSYFWPLKPEYLYPYTWTHYGGTGVYFLIVAAFLSFVATPVLTYYFGKRWYCSWVCGCGGLANTAGDSFRHLSNKSSAAWRLERMTIYPILGLIVIVTALLWINSLTSGSVFGRFSQSLAEWYGFYIGAIFSGVIGVGFYPLLGTRIWCRFGCPMAAILGMLQVKLSRFRITTNGGHCISCGNCSTYCEMGIDVRAYAQNREDIIRASCVGCGICSAVCPRGVLRLESGRLQIVESKHEIVTTRR; this comes from the coding sequence ATGGCGACGCCTGAACGGCCGTATCAGGGAGGTCGCATGATCCCCGACAACAACGGCGTGATGTTTCGCTCCCTGACCTCTCGCGGTGTAGCGGCCTACGGGCTTGCCGCCGCTCTTACCCTTCTCTATGTCGTCATCTATTTCGGCGATCGCATCGCCGGAGGAGCCGTGCAGCTGTGGATGCAGGCTAACGTCTACGGGCACCTTGAATCCCTGTCACAGACGCTGCGCGGACGCCCTGCCGATCAGTGGTTCTTTTATGGCACGCTTTACACGGTTGCCGTTCTTGTATTCGGTGCTCGCATGTTGCATCGTTACCGAACCGTACCGTATCAGATCGTGCGAACGCTATCGGTCATGCTTTTTCAACTGGGCTTCGCCTATCTGCTGCCCAACCTGCTTGTGCTCTTCAAGCAGCCTGAATTCTATTTCAGCTACTTCTGGCCTTTAAAGCCCGAATATCTGTATCCGTATACCTGGACCCATTACGGCGGCACCGGCGTGTATTTTCTCATCGTCGCCGCTTTTTTAAGCTTTGTGGCCACGCCCGTCCTCACGTATTATTTCGGGAAGCGCTGGTACTGCTCGTGGGTCTGCGGATGCGGAGGGTTAGCCAATACCGCAGGCGATTCGTTCCGGCATCTTTCAAATAAAAGCAGCGCCGCCTGGAGGCTGGAGCGTATGACGATTTATCCGATTCTGGGCCTCATCGTCATCGTCACGGCCCTGCTCTGGATCAACTCATTGACATCGGGGAGCGTGTTCGGTCGATTCTCGCAGTCTCTGGCCGAATGGTATGGTTTTTATATCGGAGCCATCTTCAGCGGGGTGATCGGCGTCGGCTTTTATCCGCTACTCGGAACGCGCATCTGGTGCCGGTTCGGCTGTCCGATGGCGGCCATCCTGGGCATGCTTCAGGTGAAGCTATCTCGCTTTCGCATAACGACAAACGGCGGGCATTGCATCAGCTGCGGCAACTGCTCCACTTACTGCGAGATGGGCATCGACGTGCGCGCCTACGCACAGAACCGGGAGGATATCATCCGGGCGTCCTGCGTAGGATGCGGCATCTGCTCTGCCGTCTGCCCGCGCGGAGTGCTGCGCCTCGAATCGGGCAGGTTACAGATCGTCGAGAGCAAGCATGAGATCGTAACGACCCGACGATGA
- a CDS encoding NAD(P)/FAD-dependent oxidoreductase: MHTLILGNGIAGSTVARLLRQDPDMQITMISEEARYPFSRPALMYAFMGHLTDRQTELHERKSYKGIDLIQGSVRHVDTTEKVVKYAADNGQPTDLTYDRLVIATGSVPHRLNVPGESLEGVQGLYHRGDLIRLESRLASTDGPACIIGGGLIGVELAEMLHSRKKPVTMLVREASYWNSVLLPEESAVVSKEIERHVKVLYNRQVLSFNESESGDSEAGTGSADGGLRSVTTDHDHLPANLAGVTIGVQPNLSALQSSGITLDRGVIVDGFFRTSAPDVYAIGDCAQIDGRIEQLWYTARHQAETLVAQWTDGAGTYAPEPFYNSAKFFSLEYIVAGQVTGGRSFLYQDERQGKRHLLRLCFDGDHLIGINTLGLRLRQDCAERLIAEGARVQMVMQSLSELCFDPEFSGGWRRLNGRIREVA, translated from the coding sequence ATGCATACTCTCATTCTTGGAAACGGCATTGCCGGCTCAACCGTCGCCCGTCTGCTCCGACAGGACCCTGATATGCAGATCACGATGATCTCTGAAGAAGCGCGGTATCCCTTTTCCAGGCCGGCTCTAATGTATGCCTTTATGGGGCATCTGACCGACCGTCAGACCGAGCTTCATGAACGTAAGAGCTATAAAGGAATCGATCTGATTCAGGGATCGGTGCGGCATGTAGATACGACAGAGAAAGTCGTAAAGTATGCAGCTGACAATGGGCAGCCGACAGATCTTACTTACGATCGCCTGGTAATTGCCACGGGCTCTGTGCCCCATCGCCTGAACGTGCCCGGCGAATCACTTGAGGGCGTCCAGGGCCTGTATCATCGAGGCGACCTGATCCGCCTCGAAAGTCGCCTTGCTTCGACAGACGGCCCGGCCTGTATTATCGGCGGAGGCCTGATCGGCGTCGAACTGGCCGAGATGCTTCACTCTCGTAAGAAGCCGGTCACGATGCTTGTGCGCGAAGCCTCTTACTGGAACTCGGTGCTTTTGCCTGAAGAGTCGGCCGTCGTTTCAAAAGAGATCGAGCGGCATGTAAAGGTTCTGTATAACAGGCAGGTGCTCTCTTTTAATGAATCGGAGTCCGGCGACTCAGAAGCCGGGACAGGGTCTGCTGACGGCGGCCTTCGTTCCGTAACCACAGATCATGATCACCTGCCGGCTAACCTCGCCGGCGTGACCATCGGCGTGCAGCCCAATCTTTCCGCCCTGCAGTCGTCGGGCATTACGCTTGATCGCGGAGTCATCGTGGACGGCTTCTTTCGCACGTCGGCCCCGGATGTTTATGCGATCGGAGACTGTGCACAGATCGACGGTCGGATCGAACAGCTCTGGTATACGGCACGTCACCAGGCAGAGACGCTCGTCGCTCAGTGGACGGACGGCGCCGGCACGTACGCGCCCGAGCCTTTTTATAATTCGGCGAAGTTCTTTTCGCTGGAGTATATCGTGGCCGGTCAGGTGACGGGCGGGCGATCTTTTCTCTATCAGGATGAACGGCAGGGCAAACGGCATCTTCTTCGCCTGTGCTTCGACGGCGACCATCTGATCGGCATCAATACGCTCGGCCTGCGTCTGCGTCAGGACTGTGCCGAACGTCTGATCGCAGAGGGAGCGCGGGTGCAGATGGTCATGCAATCGTTATCCGAGCTCTGCTTTGATCCGGAGTTTTCGGGCGGATGGCGACGCCTGAACGGCCGTATCAGGGAGGTCGCATGA
- a CDS encoding DUF4279 domain-containing protein, with protein sequence MSESTGWAVFLIQGRNLSTEQLESALHMKPDFLREGRDGMRHWQLNSRLSGRHSINEHVEDLLKRLLPVRKAVRSLPAGLEARFICSVITRNISRGSFELPGNLLLLIGSLQCVLEVHFDVTED encoded by the coding sequence ATGAGCGAATCGACGGGATGGGCCGTTTTTTTGATTCAGGGTCGCAATCTTTCCACCGAACAGCTGGAGAGCGCCCTTCACATGAAGCCCGATTTTCTGCGCGAAGGTCGCGACGGCATGCGACACTGGCAGCTGAACAGCAGGCTTTCGGGAAGGCACTCGATAAACGAGCATGTCGAGGATCTGCTCAAGCGCCTGTTGCCCGTACGCAAGGCCGTGCGCTCGTTGCCGGCCGGTCTTGAGGCGCGGTTTATCTGCTCGGTCATCACTCGCAACATCAGCCGCGGATCTTTCGAGCTTCCTGGCAATCTGCTTCTGCTCATCGGTTCTTTACAGTGTGTGCTCGAAGTCCATTTCGACGTAACGGAAGATTGA
- a CDS encoding shikimate kinase — translation MTLRNFAFIGPRGAGKSRLSRKFAKRLDRLLLSTDTLISYEAGGLPIRDIVAAEGWAGFREREYRLLEKVAGMPAVVIDCGGGILVDVDADGSEYFSERKAALLREKCTTIYLKRSVQWLLSRELDSSHRPTLAADYEAVLRRRLPWYEKAADYVLDLSGRDVNEGIEELLFHFRDKS, via the coding sequence ATGACATTGCGTAACTTTGCCTTTATCGGTCCGCGCGGAGCGGGAAAATCGCGCCTTTCGCGCAAATTCGCCAAGCGACTGGACCGGCTTCTGCTCTCTACCGATACGCTGATATCGTACGAGGCGGGCGGATTACCCATACGCGATATCGTCGCCGCCGAAGGCTGGGCCGGCTTTCGCGAACGCGAGTACAGGCTTCTTGAAAAAGTGGCCGGCATGCCGGCAGTCGTTATCGATTGCGGCGGCGGAATCCTTGTCGATGTAGACGCCGACGGCTCCGAGTATTTCTCTGAACGCAAGGCCGCTCTTCTTCGCGAGAAATGCACGACGATCTATCTGAAGCGCAGCGTGCAGTGGCTGCTTTCGCGCGAGCTTGACTCAAGCCACAGACCGACACTGGCCGCCGATTACGAGGCCGTGCTGCGCCGACGCCTGCCCTGGTATGAGAAGGCCGCCGACTACGTGCTCGATCTTTCGGGGCGTGACGTCAACGAAGGCATCGAAGAGCTGCTCTTTCATTTTCGCGATAAGAGCTGA
- a CDS encoding HDOD domain-containing protein, whose translation MSQLKQEIDQLLGDLERLPSFPDIVHKVLQMVRDPDADFQAVAKEISKDLGLTSDILRISNSAYYHPSREIRSVHEAIVILGLKTVKDIVMVSAARGILKQPVTGYRLEERDMWDHCIVVASLASKIAEDRKTKTPADVAFTAGLLHDVGKVVLSQVFRKAYVQISMETKQNPNQRFTELEKKYMGYNHSEVGAILLKKWNFPSELVEAALYNYTPEKAKMNPELTNLIHVANWITLSAGIGVDAGGLSEHLSTDAVAALGLTDANIRAYYEDLPELLESLKELRDI comes from the coding sequence ATGTCTCAACTCAAACAGGAAATCGATCAGCTACTCGGCGATCTGGAGCGTTTACCTTCTTTTCCCGATATCGTACATAAAGTGCTGCAGATGGTGCGTGATCCCGACGCCGATTTTCAGGCCGTCGCAAAAGAGATCTCGAAGGATCTCGGGCTCACGTCCGATATTCTGCGCATCTCGAACTCGGCCTACTATCATCCGTCACGGGAGATACGATCCGTTCACGAGGCCATCGTGATCCTCGGTCTGAAAACGGTGAAAGATATCGTCATGGTCTCGGCGGCGCGCGGCATTCTCAAGCAACCCGTCACCGGTTACAGGCTTGAAGAGCGCGACATGTGGGATCACTGCATCGTCGTCGCCTCTCTTGCTTCGAAAATCGCCGAGGATCGCAAGACGAAAACGCCGGCCGATGTCGCTTTCACGGCCGGGCTTCTGCACGACGTCGGCAAGGTCGTGCTCTCGCAGGTCTTTCGCAAGGCATACGTGCAGATCTCGATGGAGACGAAGCAGAATCCGAATCAGCGCTTCACCGAGCTTGAAAAGAAATACATGGGCTACAATCATAGCGAGGTCGGAGCCATCCTACTCAAAAAATGGAACTTCCCGTCGGAGCTTGTCGAGGCGGCGCTGTATAACTACACGCCCGAGAAGGCGAAGATGAATCCCGAGCTCACCAACCTGATTCATGTGGCGAACTGGATCACCCTGTCGGCCGGTATCGGCGTCGATGCGGGAGGGTTATCCGAACATCTGAGCACCGATGCCGTCGCCGCCCTTGGCCTGACGGACGCAAATATCAGGGCCTACTATGAAGATCTGCCCGAGCTGCTTGAATCGTTAAAAGAGCTGCGCGACATTTAG